In Ovis canadensis isolate MfBH-ARS-UI-01 breed Bighorn chromosome 11, ARS-UI_OviCan_v2, whole genome shotgun sequence, one genomic interval encodes:
- the MRM1 gene encoding rRNA methyltransferase 1, mitochondrial encodes MPLLPAVGAGTWPCCGLPLTRPFSQATRRGGRPGGEELGRLPLDDLASVPRPAEGPELLFGLSPCLLALQAARRRVARLLLQACRSGLQGQRAELLRAAEARAIPVLRPRRRELDALCRHQVHQGVCMEVSPLRPRPWAEAEAARPGDDPQQLWLVLEGLQDPRNLGAVLRSAHFLGVDKVITSRRNSCPLTPVVSKASAGAMEVMDVFSTDDLAGFLQARARQGWLVAGTVGCPGPEIASSSKIPITRCLDFLWDRPTLLVLGNEGSGLSRAVQASCQLLLTILPGRQLPPGLESLNVSVAAGILLHSICSQRKGFPVEGRREQLLHDPQDPSASSEAARAAQRPGLSSGSEKESQDGG; translated from the exons gggacctggcCCTGCTGCGGCCTCCCCCTCACGCGTCCTTTCTCCCAAGCGACGCGGCGTGGGGGGCGACCCGGCGGGGAGGAGCTCGGCCGCCTGCCCCTGGATGACCTGGCGTCGGTGCCGCGGCCGGCAGAGGGCCCAGAGCTCCTGTTTGGCCTGTCCCCGTGCCTCTTGGCGCTGCAGGCCGCCCGCCGCCGCGTCGCCCGGCTCCTGCTCCAGGCCTGCAGGTCGGGGCTGCAGGGGCAGCGGGCCGAGCTGCTGCGCGCGGCCGAGGCGCGGGCCATCCCGGTGCTGCGGCCCCGGCGGCGGGAGCTGGACGCCCTGTGCCGTCACCAGGTTCACCAGGGCGTCTGCATGGAAGTGAGCCCCCTGCGACCCCGGCCCTGGGCCGAGGCCGAGGCGGCCCGGCCAGGAGACGACCCCCAGCAGCTGTGGCTCGTCCTCGAGGGGCTGCAGGATCCCCGGAATCTTGGGGCTGTGCTGCGCTCCGCTCACTTCCTCGGAGTGGATAAGGTCATCACCAGCCGGAGAAACAG CTGCCCGCTCACTCCAGTAGTCAGCAAGGCCAGCGCCGGGGCTATGGAGGTGATGGACGTGTTCTCCACTGATGACCTGGCCGGTTTTTTACAG GCCAGAGCCCGGCAGGGCTGGCTCGTGGCTGGCACAGTGGGCTGCCCGGGCCCTGAGATCGCCTCATCCTCCAAGATCCCCATCACTCGCTGCTTGGATTTCCTCTGGGACCGGCCTACCCTCCTCGTGCTGG GGAACGAGGGCTCTGGTCTGTCCCGGGCAGTGCAAGCCTCCTGCCAGCTTCTCCTTACCATCCTGCCCGGCCGGCAGCTGCCTCCTGGACTCGAGTCCTTAAATGTCTCCGTGGCCGCAG GAATCCTTCTTCACTCCATTTGCAGCCAGAGGAAGGGGTTCCCagtggaagggaggagagagcaaCTTCTCCACGACCCCCAGGATCCCTCGGCCTCATCTGAAGCAGCCAGAGCGGCTCAGCGCCCAGGACTGTCCTCAGGATCGGAAAAGGAGAGCCAAGACGGGGGCTGA